The genome window ttggtctttgttttcttttgttcaatTAAACGTGCAGCAGGAGGTCAGTAATGtcttctttttaaatgaatcaATGCGGCAAGAGATGGTGCTAAGGGGCTGGAAAAAAGCACATGAGAATTATCTATGCTTTGCTAAGCTTCAGCCTGACCTTCAGACTATCCATTCCAGTGCTGCCCTCTGTCTTCTGAACAGGCAATGCTGGCGATTTTATGTATTTCACAGTCAGCTGggagacatttatttaaatttcttcTTTAACACCCGTTTACCTGGGTGGAGCAAATTGAGAGCAACTGTGACTTGAGGTTTTTAGTTGAATATTCACTGCAATagcaaaaaattaaatcagtgGTTTACGTTtccactttgtgatttttatcttgaTCTGAGCTATATAAATAGCACTGTActtatttaaatgcttttttaacaacatttttgtgAGAGAGACAAAATAAAGTAGAGTGGTAAAGCTGAATGACATCAATCCATTGTCTATACacgcttatctgtgcagggttatccaccaccacgtttcacagtggggatgtTTTACAAATAGGGTGTTGCACATGTGCCAAGAAGGAGGATTTTCCTCAAGACTTTAGAGAAACTGCAGATGAAATTTCTGGATCTTTTTCATCAATAAATACCACATTTGTACagtacaaatacaaatcatacaaaacatataaaacatttttcacagtcCTCTCCGTGGGGTTAATTATGATATACACTGTTTTGAGTGTTACCGTTGAAAAATCTAACATCTGTGGAAGAAAACTCATTTACAAGTACACATGTTACACTAGAGTTATCTTTTAGGGTCCTTTAAGGAAGCAAGGGCTAGATCTTTTTTCTAACCCGCTTTTTGTAAGTGGAGAGGTAACACTAAGTTATATTAGTGACATCTTTACTTGTGCTGCACCACGGCTACTATATCCTAAAACTAAGTCCTaaaagcagtccaaagctcctttcctaaaAGGACGACTCCGCCGTCATTACGTCACTGAAACACACACGGATGATTgtagtcaaatccgggcctacagcctttcCGAAAATGAACAACAAAGTATGCGcgctcttctctctggacatttttgttcatttctgtgaggtgggctgtgcttatgcgtcatgtcatgcaaaggatcaTGGGATTCCTCATAGCTCCTTAGCACTGGTAAGGGACATTGCAAGGTTAAAGTagctatgagaggaagcatacatgGCTcctttttcctacctccttccttactgactgcaccaTTCGGAAAGCACTTATTACCTGCGACTGCTGACACATTTCCGCTTTAGCTAAAGAATCCTTACCCAAAAGACATATTCGGATGAAGCAATAGACTGGCATAGAGTTTCGAggtaataaaaacagaaacttgcaAAATGGTGAAGCACAAAGAGAACAAGGCATAGGGCACAGGCAGAGAAACAGGTGATGGAGAAACAGAGAGCATAGTAGTTGAATGGAGCACGACGCAGTATAACTGAAGTATCCAGTGAAGAACAATGAGAACTAATGACCATATATATACCGAAGGATAAGTGGAGAATTACAATGAAGGTAGGAGGGTTGATCAAGAGCAGCTGGGGCACAGGTAGACTCAGGAAGGGGAGGTAATCAACACAAATGGAGTTGAACAGCAATACAATGAAACTATCCAACTAAGACAAAACTCTAACAGTGATCTAACAAAATAATGTCTAATATACAAagaacagtcatgtttttggactgttaggttaattggtctctctaaattgtccttaggtgtgagtgtgtgcgtgaatggttgtttttcctgtctgcctctgtgttgccctgcgacagaccagggtgtaccccgcctcttgcccattgaaatgctggagataggcaccagcacccctcgtgaccccatgagggataaagcaagttagaaaatggatggatggatggggtataaagaacagaaaaagagaccaaaacaaccaaacacaaaaaataaactcataAGGCCACCCCTTAAACAATATAAACTACAGGAAAATTAAAAAGTCAGAGACACATAAGAAACCCAGAAGCCTAGTACCATAGGATCCTAACTCCTGCCattgaaaaaagacaaatcttTCTCTCCTTGGTAGTTATAGACCCATCTCCAAGCTTCCAGTTACTGCTAAGCTCTTAGAGAAGGTTGGGGACAACCATGCTGCTCTTGATCTGCACAGCATTCTCATTTTCTGTCTGATTTTGTAGATCTCTTTACAGTGAAACAGTTCTTCTGAGAGTATCAAATAACATTGTGATGCTGGGTGACCATTTCAGGGTCATTGTTTAAGGATAACCTGTTGTTATGGCTGGAGTGTGTAATGTGGCAATTACGGTTATTTTGGTACTGTGAATTGACATGGGGATTTAATTTAGGGGTATGAGATCAAAGGGGACTGAAATGTGCCTTTGTAAGGCACATTTCAAGATTTAAAAtcttgtgtattttttctttccctttcacAATTGTGTGCTACTCTTGTTTctctatctttaaaaaaaatcccaataaaatacactgacgATGTTGGTTGTAACgtgataaaaaaatatcaaaatgtttaaggggtagaatacttttgcaaagcactggaATAATTGTGAAGAGCTCTAGTGCTAACTGTAGGTGCCTACTATTTATTTGATTATTGCCATGAAAATGCCTTTTCATGGAGCAGAACAGTGCAAATGTGTTGCAGTGGCTTTTGTCTGTTGTTTTCAGTACAATTAAAGAGGATGGACCCATGTGTTCCCAGTTACTCATGTTTCCCTGGGCATATCTTGTTTTGTTGAGTAAACCTTCGAGCTCTCCCAAAAGAAAAGAATGGTTTAGAGTAGCctggcaaataaataaagtcatgaCACAGAAATGCGCACTTTAAGTTTACTAGAATCAAATTCGATTTTCTCAGAATGTTTCAAAGAACAGAAAGGCATCCAAAGCAGAGGGGGCAAGCAGCAACAGGATTCAGGCGGGGTCAGAAAATGGGCAGAGTAGAAAATGGGGGGGAGGGCTGGGACTAGCAGCACAAACCCGGCCTATCCTCAAAGGTACACCTGGAAATAACACTGGCTTTTGCAAACTCTTGAAACAGAAGAAGCATATGTTGAAAAAATAACCTACTTTCTTATCCAAATAAAACTAGATACATTTTATTGCCTCAGATTTTATTTCCGAAGCCTATGTTTCCCTTTATCCCACAAAGCTCATCACTTTTACTCGGCTTGTGCACCCCTGGTGGTAAAATGTGCGAAACCACAAGAAGACTGATCAGGAACACCGAGATAGCTGTGCAGGAAGTCTGGGGAGATCAGGTGACAGATCTGGCCTAAAATGCAGGGAAAGTGGGAGTGGAAAGAAACACAGAACGGTTATCTTCAACAGGAAAACTGGGTCATATTCAACACTGTATAAACATGTATCTGACACTGTATACCAAATAATCATAGATTGGACCTGGATAGCTCCAGTTAACAAATATTTGAGGGCTTACAGAATTTCCTGATTAAGGCTGAGAATTGAATAATGAACAGGTGGACTAATCCAGTGACATCAGACAACATTTGGTTGCTCAGTATCGTGTTTGTGTGCATcaaagtaaagggggctgaataaaaatgcagacctcacttttcagattttaatgtggagaaataattaaaagcatttATCATTTGGCTTTCGCTTCGTAACTATGTGTTAcactaaagtttgtggttgtaatgtgagaaaatgttgaAAGGTTTTAAGGGATGAAAATTTTCAACTTGGGTTGTCCAGCAAGAGAGTCTCTTGCATTCCAGGAAACTGAGCCCTCACGTCACgtatcaaaaataaatctacaACCGTTTTACCCATCAGGAAATTTCAGAAGAAAAATtgtaacattttcaacaaatacCCTAAGAAAAATGCACTTCCTAGTATTGCCCAATCATTTTTTGATTCTGATCACTGCTCACCACAATCTACCTTCCTTTATTCCTTTATTCCTTGCATTACTCATCATATGGCCACATATGCCCAAGTATGTGTAACGTGATTTTACGCAACATTTTTACTGGAAGGATAAGCATTATTTATGAACGAGTCAGTTTTCcaggtaaccccccccccccagtaaaCTGGGGTGTTTATTTGTTTCCCAGGGGCGATAAAAGGACTTGATGTCAGATGAAAACTGGTTTGCTGACCAATTAAACCAGTTTATGTGTTGCGTTGAGCAACAGGTTAAAAGACATGCATCACTACTTGAAGAggaggtgggggaaaaaaaacgtctgCAGGGGTTTCAGCTTTCATTGTTCTCAGTATCAGGTGTACTTTGAACAGGGTTGTGTTTGGTTAAAACTACTCCTGCGCAGGATGGGTGGGGTGAAGGCATGTGTGTCTGAGTAGACGAGGTGAAGCCTCCTGTTGGGATTCATGCTCAGGCAAAGAGCGGGCTTGAATGGAATCCTCTAGCTGTGACTCTGGACTGTAAACCAAGGGATTTCTGACTCCACGGACCAATCTGCGAGAATAAAATGGAGACAAATAGTGACACCACGAAAATCCTTGAGAAGGGTCCTGAATACCTTCGGAGGCAAATGGAACTGGAGAGCGAGGCGAAAGGACACATGAGTGCTGTGATGAGACTCGCCGCGAGTAAACCAAAGTATGTCAAAAGTCAGCAAGTGGTCAACTCCCATCAGGAGCCCGCGATCAGTATCGGTTCAGCATCTGTGAGTAGCACCGGGTCTTCCAACCGAAGCTCAACGCGTAGCGGGAATCTTGTCCCTGGCAGTGGCCCGTCTCTGCATAAAGGTGTTGCAGAGCTCTCTTTACCGGTGCAACTGCtgcgatccagcactaaaaaaAGACGTGACTCCCTTCTGCTTTACAGGCAGAAGTGTGACTTACTCCGAGGGTCAGGAGTCATTGAGCAGAGGCGGCACATAACTAGACAGCTGCCCCTCAGTTCTGCGAATAGGCCTGTTCGATTGCTTAAAGCTGCTGACAGGGAATGTGTGTTTGAGGAGAGCAAGGAAGAAATCAGCGCACCGGCGGGGAAAGCACAGGAATGTAGCTTCCGTGTGGTTATTTCTCAGCCAGAGGACGGGTCTAATggagcagcagaagaaagcagTGACAAGTCAGCAGCTGGTGGTCTTGCAGTTCCTGAGATTGAAAGGAGGTCCGGCAAGGGAGTGGGTCGCTCCCACTCAGATATCAGCTCCAGATACTCCAAAAACTTTGCAgactttgatgcatttttcAAGTTCTGCGGCCTGGACGGCGAGGTGATCGACTCCTTGGGGAGGGAGAATTTCTCGGCGCGCTCTGACGACATCGTAATAAACATCAGGAGCTCAGCCTCTCCACATCCGACGATGGCTTCTCCAGGGACAGCGGTGGACAACGACGGGCTTCTTGAGGACGAGTTGCACGACAAAATACGGCAAGCACATCGTTATCGAGCGCAATGCCGTATCATCAAATGGCTGTATAGTTTGCAAAAATGCTTCGGAGACTGGAAAAACGTTACGGGACCTTAACTGACGGCTCAATAAAGCTACAGAGTTATTTTTTTGGCAGATACTGAAATACACTGATTAACCTCTGACCATATAATAAATATCCCCAACTGAGGGGTCAAGACTGTTGGAACGTCTTAAGCACAACTGACTAAGATCTGTGGGATTAAAGGAGCAACTGGTAATCTGATACCTATATTGCAAATTGGAACAATGTAAAAATTCAGAAGCCGTACTAGTGAAAAGCCATTTCTTAACGATCGTGGTGGTGTGAAACAttaaatttttacttccacaggacaggtatatgatgtattctgttctatttctggtccgcttctcttactgacttccatgtttgcaagctgctgctcttttgtcaagataaaataccaaatgatgCGCTCTATTTtggggaaccctgggaactctcatatgattggctcaggaaccaggaagtaaacatgggttACACTGCaccgaagtagttccggaccgtacctctaggtttgaaaggggaaaacatgactaaaggtgcgttcacaccgaacgcAAATGGTGCCACAATGTCGTCATCTTTGCGTGCTGGCGCAGCCGTCTCCAGTCTCCCACGTACTTTTTTGGACTTGTCACAGTAGTAATAACTGtttgagtcatacaactcaggtcAACCGCAGAAAACAGCTTCATCTCCGTCGCAGTCCTTCACTCCACGTCACAACCACATCCAGTTCCTGGTTGGTTGTTGCGGCgtgacaagacacaaaagttgagatttttcaactccagcCACTGTCACTTCGCATCCATTGAAAGTGTCGTGTCGCCCTGACTTCGCTATAATCGCCAAAATCGTCGCTAGAATTGTTCTGTTGCCTGGCTTTGCGTTGCATCACTCCTGTGTTTCTCCTGTACATAGGggtatcatgtaaatctgtcgctcGGGCTACCACATTCATgtggtgtgaacgcaccttgagacattgttgatggagaggacaattatttatagggaatgttacttacatcccaggtgacaaatgagaatgatttacgTTGCGTTTACAGTAACTTCTTagttattgctcctttaaataatgagttgctgcagctgtttacaaataTTTTCGCTTTCATAAAAGATCACTTCTGTTGATATTTTTGCAAACCAATGTCGGTTTTATTTAAGAGCAGCGGAACTGCATTTTTCATTGTGCCTTACAAAGAACGTTTGTGGCTGAAAGCTATGAAAATGTAACAGGCTAAAAGTCCCCTAATCTTAGCTCGGTTACTTTTAACAGCTATTAGATTGTATCTCCTCataattttgtattaaatttATAAATGCTTAAAGATATCTGTAAAATCCTTGCAAATGGTAGTAATTATACATTTTAGTATGTATTTAAGTACTGCAATGTAATTTATAATTTAAACAAGTTGGATTTCCTGCATTGTCTGCATAAATAATGGTGTTGGGAAATGGTAATTGCTATCAGGGTGAAAGGNNNNNNNNNNNNNNNNNNNNNNNNNNNNNNNNNNNNNNNNNNNNNNNNNNNNNNNNNNNNNNNNNNNNNNNNNNNNNNNNNNNNNNNNNNNNNNNNNNNNNNNNNNNNNNNNNNNNNNNNNNNNNNNNNNNNNNNNNNNNNNNNNNNNNNNNNNNNNNNNNNNNNNNNNNNNNNNNNNNNNNNNNNNNNNNNNNNNNNNNNNNNNNNNNNNNNNNNNNNNNNNNNNNNNNNNNNNNNNNNNNNNNNNNNNNNNNNNNNNNNNNNNNNNNNNNNNNNNNNNNNNNNNNNNNNNNNNNNNNNNNNNNNNNNNNNNNNNNNNNNNNNNNNNNNNNNNNNNNNNNNNNNNNNNNNNNNNNNNNNNNNNNNNNNNNNNNNNNNNNNNNNNNNNNNNNNNNNNNNNNNNNNNNNNNNNNNNNNNNNNNNNNNNNNNNNNNNNNNNNNNNNNNNNNNNNNNNNNNNNNNNNNNNNNNNNNNNNNNNNNNNNNNNNNNNNNNNNNNNNATTTCAGGGTTCTTTTGTGACTCCTAGATTAATATTCACACACTCTGGGGTAATTGGGTCAGCCAGGCATTCCTCTGAGGTTTACCACTATATCCGGTTTTCTCCtccatttgtggaaaaaaagttCTTACAGTTTTTCAGAGGAGCCTGTTAACACTAGAAATTCAATTCATCAAttcattcaatttatttatatagcgccaaatcatgaaacatgtcatctcaaggcactttacaaagtcaagttcaatcatattacagattgggtcagattatacagaattggtcaaaaatttcctatataaggaaaccagttgattgcatcaaagtcccgacaagccagtcactcctggggaaccgtagagccacaggaagagtcatctgcattgtacatggctttgctgcaatccctcataatgagcaagcatgaagcgacagtgggaagaaaaaccacccattaacgggaaaaaaaaccctcccgcagaaccgggctcagtatgaacggtcatctgcctcgaccgactggggttacagaagacagaacagagacacaacaagagaaacaaatatGGCTTTGTAATCATTTACTGGTCGACATATCTGATGTAAATCACCTTGTTTCtcattttctctttaatttctttagatTATAATACGATGTGATgctttttaagatattttagcCAACCTCATGTTGTAAAACAGGTTCTATTACACATTTATTGACTGAGCCGATTTGGCAGCAATCAGACCTCGGTGTGGCTAATGAAATTTAACCAGGCCAGATGTGTTTAGTTAGCATTTTACCATAATAAATGAATCCATAACTTGAATGCTTCTGTTTTATATATCCAGGTTATCACTCTCTGATATTAAAGTTCATATATgaccaaaaaaggaaaaagccgACCAATGTGTCAGGAGatgctttttctgcattaactgaacaaaagaaaaagagaaaaagaaaataaattgaataaatacattttaaatagccACAACAAAGTATTTTACATATTGGTTTAAGTTACAGCCCAAGATGTCACAAGCATGcatgtctaaataaaaatatttaatattttcatgACATCGTGGACAGCAAACACATCTCAATAAGAAAGTTTGTGAAATTTGATGCTGAAACCTAAGACTAAATGAAATGTGCATttgaacacaaaacacattAATGCACCCGTTGTTAATTATATCAAGACCAGAACAGCCGACAGGAGTTCGTAGTTTAAACTTACTTGATATTGTAttctattaaaaaaagtattactatattcctttttatataaatgtaaagtCATAGAGTGAGAACAACAgtcagtaaaactataaaaccAGCACACCCATCCATATCATTTAGCATCCTGGCGTGCTGATTTATGGTTCCAGTATCACACACCGGTGTTTTTATAGACCCTTTTTAAAGCTGGATGTGTAGAACCTGTAAAGAATGTATCCAAAATGACCTCTAATAGTCAAATAATGTACAATTAACAAAAgattagaacaaagaacacactaATGAGGTGAACGGAGCCACAGATCATCCATCTGTACCTGTCGGGCCCTATGGCTTGTCTCAATGCCATACTTCCTCAGGCAAGCCAGGCCTCGGGAATCCGGTGAGCTGCCTGTATTCCAGTCAGATGTGGCGCCACTGTCTATGAGCCACTGCAACAACAGAACACAGAAAGGGGGCGCTAGCTACTGCTCCGTGGAGAGGAGCGTGGTCGTACCTGCTTGGCCACGTGCCTCATGGGCACGCCATGCCTCTTCATGCAGGCTTGACCGcggtggtctggagggtttccTATCTCATAGGTGGAGGTGGCAGCACTGTCTATCCTCCACTAGGCAGAGCAGGGCATGGAGAACAACAACACCACGTCAAAACTGGGTCATGTTGCCAAATAAGTAGAAGTTGAAGGTCTTTCAAATATTATAGGGATCGTTGAAGATtgtataaatttttatttataaattttttacagcattaaaatatattgaaataaaaagcaatatgTGCTAGTGATTGCAGGGGCAAAATGTGTATACCTTGTTGAACTTTGCATATTCTAAGTCTTCCAACCATAAACCGATTAACTTCTGATATCCCAATGATCAGATGAATAATGCAGAATTTTTACTTTGCCATTTTCTTGAAGATAACACATATACAGTATTTCACAAAATTCTAATTCTTTATATTTAGCTTCCAGATCAGGTTGCCTTcccttttatgtttaaaatgggTTTAGAGCAATACATCTTAAAGCTTGCAAAAGACCTCCACATTTCACTCATTTTCAGCCAAATATAAAGAATTTGTTGACAGTTAAAAGCTTCTGCATAATATGATTGTAAAAACCATAttctccttaaaaaaacaaaatgttctatACTTGTcactatattttaaaaagcaaacctGCATATCTAGTTCAAAGATGGATGTTTCACCCTTTATTCTTTCACAgttgaaaacaaatgcaatatTCTGTAATGTATCGATGAAATACTGATGACTTTACCTTATCAACCAACCCAGCGTCTGTTGCCATCTTCCTAAACACAGCTTCAGCAATGGGGGACCTGCAAATGTTCCCTGTTTAAAACCACAACACACATTAATGGGAtgtttcaaaacataaaaaacatttgaaaaaagcaGCAGTAAAACCTTCACTTGAAGAATAAGCTATGACTGGACTGATACGttataagacaaaaaaatagtATGTTGGGTCCCGATATAAAAgccataaaatacaaaaatacaaaaaaaaatgtctacatTTGTGAggaaagaaattaatttctgtAAGTTAATGTCATACAATTATGGAAATATATTAACTTTACAATACCCTCCTGAGATCTGGCCAAAACAATGTACCACATAGTCTTAATTAGCACAACAACTTATGAAATCTCTTTAAACTGAGATGCAAACGGTAGAGAACATCCTGGGATTCCAAGGGTTGTTACATTTTTAGGGGTTGAGATAGAAATAACCccagcagcattttttttttctcaaatgaaaGTGTTGTATTTCTCAGATTTTGATTACAATACctataaattaataaagtttCACTGAttttagtctttattttgaaagaaacCAAGACCTTTCTTTGAACTAGTATCTTAtcttaataatttaattcaagttTACAGTTCTTTAAGataacatttttggaaaattcaggattttatttgccaatacactcaccTGGCTTCCATTAAGAGAAAAGCCTACAattaatatatgtttaggaaactACACTATGAAAAATATGGGAaagagaaaactttttttttaccataaaatgacactaatttattcattcacttattaatttttaaagttaatttgaagttacacaagtgatgtgaagcctgttctcagctcattgtgtaataccactagtagcaaacattttgtaatactttcattgtttacaatggcagggccgccatcttgttttacaagaatgtttcacagcttgtatttagttgcactttgaattcaaaTCAACTGCTAGATGacatgcttgaaataaaagcaagtttttaaaataatttctttaattacatttgtgaaacaaaaaatttgattaatcacatttggtgtaataaaatcagagattctTATTaagccatattgcccagccctataaAATAAGGTAATTTCTGTTTTACGTGACAGAAGTTGACAAAATTGTACAAACTAATCAATATTTAAAGTATTCACCCTAAACATTTTCATCTCTTTTTAAAGACTATAGTTTTAGGATCCTCGTATTGCATACATGCCTTGAAAAAAAGATTGCATGCAGAACAAAGAACCCAACTAAGAGTGAACAGATCACCCATATCTCTTTTTACTATGTAGTTCATTTTGGAATCCGCTTTTCAGGCATTTGATAAAACATGGacagaatataaataaatagtgaTATTCAATTCATTTTCAGTCCCATCTGTTCCAGCTACGGTTTATTGAACAAACGCTCTTTACTTTCACTTTTAAAAGTAAAGTGCTCTtgtattacttttttaaataataataatt of Fundulus heteroclitus isolate FHET01 chromosome 15, MU-UCD_Fhet_4.1, whole genome shotgun sequence contains these proteins:
- the LOC118566166 gene encoding low molecular weight phosphotyrosine protein phosphatase-like isoform X2, producing MAATGTKSVLFVCLGNICRSPIAEAVFRKMATDAGLVDKWRIDSAATSTYEIGNPPDHRGQACMKRHGVPMRHVAKQVRPRSSPRSSS
- the LOC118566166 gene encoding low molecular weight phosphotyrosine protein phosphatase-like isoform X1; its protein translation is MAATGTKSVLFVCLGNICRSPIAEAVFRKMATDAGLVDKWLIDSGATSDWNTGSSPDSRGLACLRKYGIETSHRARQVQMDDLWLRSPH